In Pseudomonas sp. HR96, the DNA window CGCAAGGTTCGATTGGCCATGAGCCGCGATACCGTCAGATGATTCAATCGGCCACCGAGGTGATGCCCTCGCCAGCTGCGCCGGCTCCTACACCGGCCCAGTTTGCTGCGCGACAGCGCGGCGTCGTAGGCGAGGCGGCACCTCCCGCGGAGCTGCCCGCTCCTGCATGGCGAGCAAGCCTACCTTTCACCCCACCAGGGACGCGATCTCGCGCGTGACGCCATCCATCGGTGCATGCCCGGAATACTGCAGCGCCACCTCCTGGGCGATGTCCACCACCTCCTCGATCAATGCCATGCCCGAGCCGGTCCGCCAGCTGGCCACGATGTCCATTGGCGGCGGCAGCGGCACATGTTCGACCGCCTTGAGCACGCCGCTGGCCAGTTCGCTGCGCACCAGGGTCGGCGGCAGCGCGCCGATGGCGAAGCCGTCACGCACCAGCCGGGTGATGGCCGAAGCCGAGTTCACGCAGTTGATGCGCGGCGCCAACGCTTCGGACAGGTGCAGCAGGTTGAGCAGGTCCTGATGCGGGCGCGAGTTGCGTGAAAAGGTCACGATGCGTTCCCCGGACAGCTGGGCGAGGCTGCTGTAGGGGCGGTCGAGCGCCGAGCCGCTCGCCACCAGCCAATGCACCGGATAGCGGTCGAGCAGGCGGTTGCGCACGCTGTCCAGGCGCATCATGTCGGTCTGCAGGACGATGTCCTGATAGCCTTTTTCCAGTTGTTCGCACAGATTGCGCGCCGTGTCGGCGGTGATTTCGATCTCCACCTCCGGGTAGCACTGGGTCAGGCGTGTTACCAGTGGACTCAGCCAGGTGTGTATCACCGTGTCCATCGCGCCAATGCGCAGGCGCCCTCGGGCCTGGTGTGGGTCCTTGATCGCGGCCTTGAGGTGATGCAGCGTGTCCATCATGTGCTCGGCGTATTCCAGTACTCGGCGCCCTTCGCCGGTCAGTTCCACGCCCTTGGAATCGCGCACGAACAGCCGCGCGCCCAGCTCCTGCTCCAGCGCCGCGACCCGGCTGG includes these proteins:
- a CDS encoding LysR family transcriptional regulator, giving the protein MNIKFLETFVWIARLKSFRLTAEKLFTTQASVSSRVAALEQELGARLFVRDSKGVELTGEGRRVLEYAEHMMDTLHHLKAAIKDPHQARGRLRIGAMDTVIHTWLSPLVTRLTQCYPEVEIEITADTARNLCEQLEKGYQDIVLQTDMMRLDSVRNRLLDRYPVHWLVASGSALDRPYSSLAQLSGERIVTFSRNSRPHQDLLNLLHLSEALAPRINCVNSASAITRLVRDGFAIGALPPTLVRSELASGVLKAVEHVPLPPPMDIVASWRTGSGMALIEEVVDIAQEVALQYSGHAPMDGVTREIASLVG